In Luteitalea sp. TBR-22, one genomic interval encodes:
- a CDS encoding Gfo/Idh/MocA family protein: MSRNGSVTRRSFLASAGMGAAASPLLGVVAPALVPSTVFGKTSPSNRINVAAIGVGRISRDHDMPDTLAFDSARIMAVCDLDRRRLEDGKRFVNDFYAKQSGSSYDGVRMYDDYRELLLNKDIDAVLISTPDHWHAPLAIAAVEAGKDVYLQKPASLTIAEGRALSYAVQRTGRILQLGSQNRSLPQHRYACELVRNGRIGRLTRVEVGLAADPAGQDEPATPPPAHFNYDMWLGSTPDVPYVEKRVHPQVGYERPGWLRCEQFGAGMITGWGAHHIDTAHWGMDAEYTGPVEIWGKAEFPKSGVWDVHGPFRTEARYANGVQMSVSDSITNGVKFIGTDGWIFVNRVGGGLSGTAPDAWRGNPKALDASDRKILTSVIGPDEVHLIDSRDQHGNWLEAIRTRQQPIAPVEVGHRSCTACLLHHMAMRAGRTLKWDPRRERFHDDDEANGWLSRPQRYPYIFT; the protein is encoded by the coding sequence ATGTCGCGCAACGGTTCCGTCACCCGTCGCTCTTTCCTGGCGTCAGCCGGGATGGGCGCGGCGGCGTCGCCCCTCCTCGGCGTCGTCGCGCCCGCTTTGGTTCCCTCCACGGTGTTCGGCAAGACCTCGCCGAGCAACCGGATCAACGTCGCCGCGATCGGCGTGGGGCGCATCTCGCGCGACCACGACATGCCCGACACGCTGGCCTTCGACTCGGCCCGGATCATGGCCGTGTGCGACCTCGACCGGCGTCGCCTCGAGGACGGCAAGCGCTTCGTGAACGACTTCTACGCGAAGCAGTCGGGCTCGTCGTACGACGGCGTGAGGATGTACGACGACTACCGCGAGCTGCTCCTGAACAAGGACATCGACGCGGTGCTGATCAGCACGCCGGACCACTGGCACGCGCCGCTGGCGATCGCCGCGGTCGAGGCCGGCAAGGACGTGTACCTGCAGAAGCCGGCCTCGCTGACGATCGCCGAGGGGCGGGCGCTCTCGTACGCCGTGCAGCGGACCGGTCGGATCCTGCAGCTCGGCAGCCAGAACCGCTCGCTGCCGCAGCATCGCTACGCGTGCGAACTCGTGCGCAACGGACGCATCGGCAGGTTGACGCGCGTCGAAGTGGGGCTGGCGGCCGACCCGGCCGGCCAGGACGAACCGGCGACGCCGCCGCCCGCGCACTTCAACTACGACATGTGGCTCGGCTCGACGCCCGACGTGCCGTACGTCGAGAAGCGCGTGCACCCGCAGGTCGGCTACGAACGTCCGGGCTGGCTCCGGTGCGAGCAGTTCGGCGCCGGGATGATCACCGGCTGGGGCGCGCATCACATCGACACGGCGCACTGGGGCATGGACGCCGAGTACACCGGCCCCGTCGAGATCTGGGGCAAGGCGGAGTTCCCGAAGTCCGGCGTGTGGGATGTGCATGGTCCCTTCCGCACCGAGGCGCGGTACGCCAACGGCGTGCAGATGTCGGTGAGCGACTCGATCACCAATGGCGTCAAGTTCATCGGGACCGACGGCTGGATTTTCGTCAATCGTGTCGGCGGCGGCCTGAGCGGCACGGCACCGGACGCGTGGCGCGGCAATCCCAAGGCGCTCGATGCGAGCGACAGGAAGATCCTGACCTCGGTGATCGGCCCCGACGAGGTCCACCTGATCGACAGCCGTGACCAGCACGGCAACTGGCTGGAGGCCATCCGGACGCGGCAGCAACCGATCGCCCCGGTCGAGGTGGGGCACCGCTCCTGCACTGCCTGCCTGCTGCACCACATGGCCATGCGCGCCGGCCGCACGCTGAAGTGGGATCCCCGGCGCGAGCGTTTCCACGACGACGACGAAGCGAACGGGTGGCTGTCGCGCCCGCAGCGGTATCCGTACATCTTCACCTAG
- a CDS encoding Gfo/Idh/MocA family protein has protein sequence MQTRRELIGGLLAGAAAATTPVWRTSLSAAGATQVATGTPLRVGMIGLDTSHVTAFTSILNDPANPDHIPGARVVAAFKGGSPDVEASATRVDKFTADLRDKWKVEIVGSIEALLPKVDVVMVESVDARPHLAQARPVIAARKPLFIDKPMAASTKDAAEIVRLAKAGNVPVFSASSRRYVEDVLMLQDTARVGAVLGASTWGPATLEPHHPDLFWYGVHAVETLYQLMGPGCVSVSRTSTATADVVTGTWADGRVGTVRGVRGGKYGTYGHTVFGEKDVVTGTSEMPLPDGTKRRAGYYGLLVRVMEFFRTGKPPVSPEETVETLAFMEAADISKARGGAVVKLSEVPR, from the coding sequence ATGCAGACACGACGTGAATTGATTGGCGGGCTCCTCGCGGGCGCCGCCGCGGCCACCACCCCCGTCTGGCGCACCAGTCTGTCGGCCGCCGGTGCGACGCAGGTCGCCACCGGCACGCCGCTTCGCGTCGGCATGATCGGCCTCGACACGTCGCATGTGACGGCGTTCACCTCGATCCTCAACGACCCGGCCAACCCCGACCACATCCCTGGCGCACGGGTCGTGGCGGCGTTCAAGGGCGGCAGCCCCGACGTCGAGGCGAGCGCCACGCGCGTCGACAAGTTCACCGCCGACCTGCGCGACAAGTGGAAGGTGGAGATCGTCGGGTCGATCGAGGCGTTGCTCCCGAAGGTCGACGTGGTGATGGTCGAGAGCGTGGACGCGCGGCCGCACCTGGCGCAGGCCCGCCCGGTGATTGCCGCCCGCAAGCCGCTGTTCATCGACAAGCCGATGGCGGCGAGCACGAAGGACGCGGCCGAGATCGTGCGCCTCGCGAAGGCCGGGAACGTGCCGGTGTTCAGCGCCTCCTCGCGTCGGTACGTCGAGGACGTGCTGATGCTGCAGGACACCGCGCGGGTCGGCGCCGTCCTGGGCGCCTCGACCTGGGGGCCGGCGACGCTCGAGCCGCACCACCCCGACCTGTTCTGGTACGGGGTGCACGCGGTGGAGACCCTCTACCAGCTGATGGGGCCGGGCTGCGTGTCGGTGAGCCGCACGAGCACCGCGACCGCCGACGTCGTGACCGGCACCTGGGCCGACGGACGTGTCGGCACCGTGCGCGGCGTGCGCGGCGGCAAGTACGGCACGTACGGCCACACCGTGTTCGGCGAGAAGGACGTGGTGACCGGCACCTCCGAGATGCCCCTGCCCGACGGCACGAAGCGGCGGGCCGGCTACTACGGCCTGCTGGTGCGCGTCATGGAGTTCTTCCGCACGGGCAAGCCGCCCGTCTCGCCGGAGGAAACGGTGGAGACACTGGCGTTCATGGAGGCGGCCGACATCAGCAAGGCGCGCGGCGGGGCCGTGGTGAAGCTGTCCGAGGTGCCCCGTTAA
- a CDS encoding Gfo/Idh/MocA family protein codes for MNRRTFINTLSTSGAAMAMLPAGAFEPARGGRRLRSETLAAPQPSSGARPPVRFAAIGLNHGHVYSQVETVLKHGGELVAVYAREPDLLAAFTKRFPQATVARSEQEILDDRRIQLVVSAAIPNERAPLGIRVMKAGKDFMVDKPGVTTLAQLAEVRRVQAETKRIYSILYGGRLESPATQRAVELVHAGAIGTVLHTMGLGPHRLGANRPEWFWNPEQFGGVITDLGTHQTDYFLAFTRAKRAEVVAAQVGNLHHPDRPRFQDFGDAMLRSDAGSGYFRVDWFTPGGVESFGDSRLTVMGTDGYIEVRPNVDLAGRPGGSHLFLVDQKETRYIEARDTPLPYGARLLDDIVNRTETAMPQAHAFLAAQLVLEAQARATSPVLGK; via the coding sequence GTGAACCGACGCACCTTCATCAATACCCTGTCCACCTCCGGAGCGGCGATGGCCATGCTGCCCGCCGGCGCCTTCGAACCGGCGCGGGGCGGCCGCCGCCTTCGCAGCGAGACGCTGGCCGCGCCGCAGCCCTCCTCGGGAGCCCGCCCGCCCGTCCGGTTCGCCGCCATCGGCCTGAATCACGGGCACGTGTACAGCCAGGTCGAGACGGTCCTGAAGCACGGGGGCGAACTGGTCGCCGTGTACGCCAGGGAGCCCGACCTGCTGGCGGCGTTCACCAAGCGGTTCCCGCAGGCCACCGTGGCACGCAGCGAGCAGGAGATTCTCGACGACCGACGCATCCAGCTCGTCGTCAGCGCGGCCATCCCGAACGAGCGCGCGCCCCTCGGCATCCGGGTGATGAAGGCCGGCAAGGACTTCATGGTCGACAAGCCCGGCGTGACGACGCTGGCGCAACTGGCCGAGGTGCGGCGGGTGCAGGCCGAGACGAAGCGGATCTACTCGATCCTCTACGGCGGCCGGCTCGAGAGCCCCGCCACCCAGCGGGCCGTCGAACTCGTGCACGCGGGGGCGATCGGCACGGTCCTCCACACGATGGGGCTCGGGCCGCACCGGCTCGGCGCCAACCGCCCCGAGTGGTTCTGGAATCCCGAGCAGTTCGGTGGCGTGATCACCGATCTCGGCACGCACCAGACCGACTATTTCCTGGCATTCACGCGCGCGAAGCGCGCCGAGGTGGTCGCCGCGCAGGTGGGCAACCTGCACCATCCCGACCGCCCGCGCTTCCAGGACTTCGGCGACGCCATGCTGCGCAGCGATGCCGGGTCTGGCTATTTCCGGGTCGACTGGTTCACGCCGGGCGGCGTGGAGTCGTTCGGCGACTCGCGCCTCACGGTGATGGGCACCGACGGCTACATCGAGGTCCGCCCGAACGTCGACCTCGCCGGGCGGCCGGGTGGCAGCCACCTGTTCCTCGTCGACCAGAAGGAGACGCGCTACATCGAGGCCAGAGACACGCCCTTGCCGTATGGCGCGCGCCTCCTCGACGACATCGTCAACCGGACCGAGACGGCCATGCCGCAGGCCCACGCGTTCCTTGCGGCGCAGCTGGTGCTCGAGGCGCAGGCACGGGCCACCAGCCCGGTGCTCGGCAAGTAG
- a CDS encoding type IV pilus twitching motility protein PilT, whose product MHLNDLLTHAVRSGASDIHIKVGSYPMMRVDGVLMVANETRRLERDDTETMAATVLNVEQRKYFVAHQEIDAAYSIAGLGRFRCNVFTQRGTISLVIRVISTKVPTVDALELPDVLKRIAEEERGLVLVTGTTGSGKSTTLAAMIDHINERRSSHIVTVEDPIEYLHRDRKSIVNQREINVDTKSFAHALRSALRQDPDVILVGEMRDLETVETALLAAETGHLVFSTLHTLDAPESINRIVAVFPPHQQRQVRLQLASVLKAVVSQRLLPRAAGAGRVAAVEVMISTPFIRDCVADKDKTHLIHGAIAAGTSQYGMQTFDQHLFLMYTRGIISYDDAMRYASNKDEFKLKVQGISTTTDMARDEMLHASLGRPGGSPEITRFSS is encoded by the coding sequence ATGCACCTCAACGACCTCCTCACCCACGCCGTCCGCAGTGGCGCGTCCGACATCCACATCAAGGTGGGCAGCTACCCGATGATGCGGGTCGACGGCGTGCTGATGGTCGCCAACGAGACCCGTCGCCTCGAGCGCGACGACACCGAGACGATGGCCGCCACGGTGCTCAACGTCGAGCAGCGCAAGTACTTCGTCGCGCACCAGGAAATCGACGCGGCCTACAGCATCGCCGGCCTCGGCCGCTTCCGCTGCAACGTCTTCACGCAGCGCGGCACCATCTCGCTGGTCATCCGGGTCATCTCGACGAAGGTCCCGACCGTCGACGCGCTGGAGCTGCCCGACGTGCTCAAGCGGATCGCCGAGGAGGAACGCGGCCTCGTGCTGGTGACCGGCACCACCGGCTCGGGCAAGAGCACGACGCTCGCGGCGATGATCGACCACATCAACGAGCGGCGCTCCTCGCACATCGTCACCGTCGAGGATCCGATCGAGTACCTGCACCGCGACCGCAAGTCGATCGTCAACCAGCGCGAGATCAACGTCGACACCAAGTCGTTCGCCCACGCGCTCCGCTCGGCCCTGCGCCAGGACCCCGACGTCATCCTGGTGGGCGAGATGCGCGACCTCGAGACGGTCGAGACCGCGCTGCTCGCGGCCGAGACCGGGCACCTTGTCTTCTCGACGCTGCACACGCTGGACGCCCCCGAGAGCATCAACCGCATCGTGGCGGTCTTCCCGCCGCACCAGCAGCGCCAGGTGCGCCTGCAGCTGGCCAGCGTGCTCAAGGCGGTCGTCTCGCAGCGCCTGCTGCCCCGCGCCGCCGGCGCCGGGCGCGTGGCGGCCGTCGAGGTGATGATCAGCACCCCGTTCATCCGCGACTGCGTCGCCGACAAGGACAAGACGCACCTGATTCACGGCGCGATCGCCGCCGGCACGTCGCAGTACGGGATGCAGACGTTCGACCAGCACCTGTTCCTGATGTACACGCGCGGCATCATCAGCTACGACGACGCGATGCGGTACGCGTCCAACAAGGACGAGTTCAAGCTGAAGGTGCAGGGCATCTCCACGACCACCGACATGGCGCGCGACGAGATGCTGCACGCCTCGCTCGGCCGTCCCGGCGGCTCGCCGGAAATCACGCGCTTCAGCAGCTAG